Proteins encoded by one window of Glycine soja cultivar W05 chromosome 15, ASM419377v2, whole genome shotgun sequence:
- the LOC114388089 gene encoding mitochondrial pyruvate carrier 4-like, whose amino-acid sequence MAAAKLQALWNHPAGPKTIHFWAPTFKWGISIANIADFSKPPEKLSYPQQIAVTATGIIWSRYSTVITPKNWNLFSVNIAMAGTGIYQLSRKLRHDYSSEAEVKAVTKE is encoded by the exons ATGGCGGCTGCAAAGCTTCAAGCTTTATGGAATCACCCAGCTGGGCCTAAAACCA TTCACTTCTGGGCACCTACCTTTAAGTGGGGCATCAGCATTGCCAACATTGCTGATTTCTCAAAACCACCTGAGAAACTTTCCTATCCTCAGCAAATAG CGGTCACAGCTACTGGAATTATCTGGTCTCGTTACAGCACTGTAATCACCCCA AAAAATTGGAACCTGTTTAGTGTAAACATTGCAATGGCAGGGACAGGCATATACCAACTATCACGCAAATTGCG GCATGATTATTCCTCAGAGGCGGAGGTGAAGGCCGTCACAAAAGAatga